A stretch of the Nicotiana tabacum cultivar K326 chromosome 6, ASM71507v2, whole genome shotgun sequence genome encodes the following:
- the LOC107799763 gene encoding putative N-acetyltransferase HLS1, whose product MSLKITAENLVANDQDHPSTEDNNNNIPSIIPRRGFWESAEDKKTIVIVRQYDEERDKLAVEELEGQCDFGQRGQPSLFTDLMGDPISRIRNLPLHVMLVAEAECGKDREIVGIIRGCIKTVTRGNKGSTPCPVYVKIAYILGLRVSSQHRRLGIGTKLVEKLEEWCSSNGAKYAYMATDSNNLASIKLFTSKCNYVKFRTPSVLVQPVHAHYKPIASDIAIVRVSPQLSESFYRRIFANSEFFPKDINHILNNNLSFGTFMAVPKKTLLNWDPKSGSFPPTFAILSVWNTKDIYKLQVRGISPLKYACCLGTRVLDSWMPWLRVPSIPNIFKSFGFYLLYGIHMEGKEGPRLMKNLCAFAHNMGRNDRECSLLVAEVGVDDPVKEAIPRWNKFSWGDLWCMKNLEFKNGESEDNWVESPVSSSSVIFVDPRDF is encoded by the exons ATGTCGCTTAAAATCACAGCAGAGAATTTGGTAGCTAATGATCAGGATCATCCGTCTACCgaagataacaacaacaacatacccagtattattcCACGCCGTGGATTCTGGGAGTCTGCAGAAGATAAGAAAACAATAGTGATAGTGAGGCAATACGATGAAGAAAGAGACAAGTTGGCAGTGGAAGAGTTGGAGGGACAGTGCGATTTCGGACAACGAGGGCAACCATCTTTGTTCACTGACCTCATGGGTGACCCCATTAGCCGTATTCGCAACCTCCCCTTACATGTCATGCTG GTAGCTGAAGCTGAGTGTGGAAAAGATAGAGAAATTGTTGGGATAATTAGAGGTTGTATAAAGACTGTAACCAGAGGAAACAAAGGCTCCACTCCATGTCCAGTTTATGTAAAGATTGCTTATATTCTTGGCCTGCGAGTTTCATCTCAACACAG GAGGCTTGGCATTGGAACAAAACTAGTTGAGAAATTAGAGGAATGGTGCAGTAGCAATGGAGCAAAATACGCTTATATGGCCACGGACAGTAACAACCTAGCTTCTATCAAATTATTCACCTCCAAATGTAATTACGTCAAATTTCGTACTCCTTCAGTTTTGGTGCAACCAGTTCATGCTCATTACAAGCCCATAGCATCGGACATTGCCATTGTTCGAGTTTCACCACAACTTTCCGAGTCATTTTATCGACGAATTTTCGCAAACTCAGAGTTCTTCCCCAAAGACATAAACCATATCCTAAACAACAACCTTAGTTTTGGCACATTCATGGCTGTGCCAAAGAAAACCCTCCTTAATTGGGACCCCAAAAGTGGATCTTTCCCACCAACTTTTGCTATACTAAGTGTTTGGAACACTAAagatatttataagctacaagtTAGAGGCATATCACCTTTAAAATATGCTTGTTGCCTAGGGACTAGGGTTTTGGATTCTTGGATGCCATGGCTAAGGGTGCCATCTATCCCTAATATTTTCAAgagttttgggttttatttattatatggaATTCACATGGAAGGAAAAGAAGGTCCGAGACTAATGAAAAATCTTTGTGCATTCGCACACAACATGGGAAGAAATGATAGAGAGTGTAGTTTGTTGGTGGCTGAAGTTGGAGTTGATGATCCAGTTAAAGAGGCAATCCCACGTTGGAATAAATTTTCATGGGGAGATTTGTGGTGCATGAAAAACCTTGAATTCAAGAATGGTGAATCTGAGGATAATTGGGTGGAGTCTCCAGTTTCTTCTTCTTCGGTCATTTTCGTTGATCCACGTGACTTCTAA